In the genome of Pseudomonas protegens, one region contains:
- a CDS encoding GspH/FimT family protein, which yields MHEKGFSLIELLTALAVLALLLPLSSTALSELLRANRHQDTAQMLASGLRNARAAAILHQRTTLIHGLDNDWSRGWRIILDISGRGPEDLGNPLLVERRSGGQVLIVGNRPVQHYVRFSPLGNPLLPSGAFQAGTLHICRADQEHSRHQVVLSRSGRVSLRSDHAEQALCATAG from the coding sequence ATGCACGAGAAAGGCTTCAGCCTGATTGAGCTGCTAACCGCACTGGCGGTGCTGGCGCTGTTGCTGCCACTGTCCAGCACCGCGCTCAGTGAGCTGCTGCGCGCCAATCGCCATCAGGACACGGCGCAAATGCTTGCCAGCGGCCTGCGCAATGCCCGGGCGGCGGCGATCCTGCATCAGCGCACCACGTTGATCCATGGTCTGGACAACGACTGGAGCCGAGGCTGGCGCATCATTCTGGATATCAGTGGCAGGGGGCCGGAGGACTTGGGGAATCCGCTGCTGGTCGAGCGGCGCAGCGGCGGGCAGGTACTGATTGTGGGCAATCGCCCCGTGCAGCACTACGTGCGCTTCAGCCCTCTGGGCAACCCGTTGCTGCCCAGTGGCGCCTTCCAGGCCGGCACCCTGCATATCTGCCGGGCCGACCAGGAGCACAGCCGTCATCAGGTGGTGCTGTCACGCAGCGGGCGGGTCAGCCTGCGCAGCGATCACGCCGAGCAGGCCTTGTGCGCGACAGCAGGCTGA
- the pilV gene encoding type IV pilus modification protein PilV: MNPWQAQDGMTLIEVLVALSILAVGLLGAAALQIRALQHTDSARMSTQASFIAYDMLDRIRANASADYTLATPAEGNTGNARDQDLLDFASNVASFGGPSAKGRISVSQQVYTVRITWDDSRAAGQVAGQRSLELSSRVAVDPGGTR; this comes from the coding sequence ATGAACCCGTGGCAGGCACAGGACGGCATGACCCTGATCGAGGTGCTGGTGGCCCTTTCGATCTTGGCGGTGGGCCTGTTGGGAGCCGCGGCGCTGCAGATCCGGGCGCTGCAGCATACCGACAGTGCGCGAATGAGCACCCAGGCCAGCTTTATCGCCTACGACATGCTCGATCGGATCCGGGCCAATGCATCTGCCGATTACACCCTTGCCACTCCCGCTGAGGGCAACACGGGCAATGCGCGGGATCAGGACTTGCTGGACTTCGCCAGCAACGTTGCCAGTTTTGGCGGCCCCAGCGCCAAGGGCCGCATCAGCGTCAGCCAGCAGGTCTACACCGTGCGCATCACCTGGGACGACTCCCGCGCCGCCGGCCAAGTCGCTGGCCAGCGCAGCTTGGAACTCAGCAGCCGAGTCGCCGTGGACCCGGGAGGCACGCGGTGA
- a CDS encoding PilX N-terminal domain-containing pilus assembly protein, whose product MALLVSLVFLLVLSLIGLSSLQNATLQEKMAASLDRHNRSFQAAEAALRLGESAVRQGNYSLPPCADPARCAPPAESTVVSGAGFNEASAVTWIATGEGFYAVQNLGVVLNAVGLPPGTSATLYRVTAVGLAGQARSVLESIYAKY is encoded by the coding sequence ATGGCGCTGTTGGTGAGTCTGGTGTTTCTGCTGGTGCTGAGCCTGATTGGCCTGTCATCCCTGCAAAACGCCACCTTGCAGGAAAAGATGGCCGCCAGCCTGGACCGGCACAATCGGTCTTTCCAGGCCGCGGAGGCGGCGCTGCGCCTGGGGGAAAGCGCGGTTCGCCAGGGGAATTACTCTTTGCCGCCGTGCGCAGATCCTGCGCGCTGCGCACCTCCGGCTGAATCGACGGTGGTCAGCGGTGCCGGCTTCAATGAGGCTTCGGCCGTGACCTGGATCGCCACCGGCGAGGGTTTTTATGCGGTGCAGAATCTGGGGGTTGTCCTGAATGCGGTCGGCCTGCCCCCCGGCACCTCGGCCACGTTGTACCGGGTGACCGCAGTGGGGCTGGCGGGGCAGGCGCGCAGCGTGTTGGAGAGCATCTATGCCAAGTACTGA
- a CDS encoding PilW family protein — MKQGHCGFTLVEMMLALLWGLVLVLGAAQVFIAAKHTYLSQNASAYLQEDGRFVLSKMLQEIRMAGLAGCLREVEDASSATEFSRYRATPIQWDSAEHKLTLITADVGEDGGAPTWSLVTDCQRHAVAYSGAHQGGVGQQVFALRRVFYSFKNHQLLLGSGLGKQQAVLLDNVEAFDVGFGMARSATESGVSGYSPHPGDPARIRSVRLRLTLADPDARVSPQSFTVVAALRNRLP; from the coding sequence GTGAAGCAAGGCCATTGCGGTTTTACGCTGGTGGAGATGATGCTGGCGCTGCTCTGGGGGCTGGTGCTGGTGTTGGGCGCGGCCCAGGTATTTATCGCGGCGAAGCACACCTACCTCAGCCAGAACGCCTCGGCCTACCTGCAGGAGGACGGGCGTTTTGTCCTGAGCAAGATGCTTCAGGAAATTCGCATGGCGGGGCTGGCCGGTTGTTTGCGAGAGGTTGAGGACGCGAGCAGCGCCACGGAGTTCTCGCGCTATAGGGCCACCCCGATTCAGTGGGACAGCGCCGAGCACAAGCTGACCCTGATCACTGCGGATGTCGGTGAGGATGGCGGGGCGCCGACCTGGAGCCTGGTGACTGACTGTCAGCGCCACGCGGTGGCCTATTCAGGGGCTCATCAGGGGGGTGTCGGGCAGCAGGTGTTTGCCTTGCGACGAGTGTTCTACAGCTTCAAGAACCATCAACTGTTGCTCGGCAGTGGCCTGGGCAAGCAGCAAGCCGTGCTGCTGGACAACGTCGAAGCCTTTGATGTCGGCTTCGGCATGGCCCGTTCCGCAACAGAGAGCGGGGTTTCCGGCTACAGCCCGCATCCGGGTGATCCGGCGCGGATTCGCAGCGTGCGATTGCGCCTGACCCTGGCCGATCCCGACGCCCGCGTCAGCCCGCAGAGCTTCACGGTGGTGGCGGCCTTGCGCAACAGGTTGCCCTGA